One region of Faecalibacter bovis genomic DNA includes:
- a CDS encoding reprolysin-like metallopeptidase — MRKYFILLSALSLPIFGFSQWNQANSKNIVEIKDSKKNIAPITIYALDHQSIENSLNQLNYKFPEQRTEINFPNSNGKMETFVVWETSNFDEALQRRFPNIRAFTGYSKTSPNKIVRFSSSQKGLSVMIMDKGISTYIEPYDVSNKNYILYDTNTKKPEEFKEFNCTVANENAEDSTSTIDESKVLAGNFKTYRLALSNTGEYGVYHGGTVEDVLAAMNNTMTRLNGVFEKDLSIHFNLIEDVVDKLIFLSPSTDPYSSGGPDEAHSVISGLINVNDYDMGHLLDKENANGAAYLRSLCNNSSKAGGWTAHNIPDGAFYDIDYVAHEMGHQLGAGHTYTYYSTQSDRTVELGSGNTIMAYTGITGNLDVQANSYDYFHSASIAQIKSRINGTSCGVATPMPTEPPVVDAGLDYTIPASTPFVLNGVVTGPESSNYTNNWEQIDLATTAQLGNNSIAYPAKIAGPMFKALLPVAETYRYFPNFNNVLAGVLTTKWESVSNVNRNLNFSLTTRNNHPTDPQTTRDDAKVTVVAEAGPFVVTSPVVGESTQSGQPFLVKWDVANTDVAPINTSLVNIKFSKDGGKTFTYLVQDTANDGEESVTIPADSQTDNAYFIVEAVNNVYYAISPSFVVDYEVRGEVCSTYTYTGSPIVITDGPGGNSITSPEVTAPLDITEDGNITKIKVALNVTHPRVGNLNIGIENPQGNRALVWDRTCANRPNINATFIDDGTTVNCTVSPISGEIKSSELLKIFNGKSPEGQWKIYASDNMPGSTGQINSFSIDVCKRDVQVLNVTDVVKDVNLNIYPNPSKGDINISAKNLKQDKITVTVIELTGKVVKKEVINHNGGELLKNYSLQLPAGVYIINLEGDNIKISRKIIIK, encoded by the coding sequence ATGAGAAAATATTTTATTCTTTTATCGGCATTAAGCTTGCCAATATTTGGGTTTTCACAATGGAATCAAGCAAATTCTAAAAATATTGTGGAAATAAAAGATTCTAAAAAGAATATAGCTCCTATTACTATTTATGCTTTGGATCACCAATCAATCGAAAATTCTTTAAATCAATTAAATTATAAATTTCCAGAGCAAAGAACGGAAATTAATTTCCCAAATTCTAATGGGAAAATGGAAACGTTTGTAGTGTGGGAGACATCAAATTTTGATGAAGCATTACAACGTCGCTTTCCAAATATTAGAGCATTTACAGGGTATAGTAAAACATCTCCAAACAAAATCGTTCGTTTCAGTTCATCTCAAAAAGGATTGTCTGTAATGATTATGGACAAAGGAATCTCTACTTATATAGAGCCTTATGATGTTTCAAACAAGAATTATATTCTATACGATACAAATACGAAAAAGCCAGAAGAATTTAAAGAATTCAATTGTACAGTAGCAAATGAAAACGCTGAAGATTCAACTTCTACTATAGACGAATCAAAAGTATTAGCTGGAAATTTTAAAACTTATCGTTTAGCTTTATCAAATACAGGTGAATATGGTGTTTACCATGGCGGTACGGTAGAAGATGTTCTTGCAGCTATGAATAATACAATGACGCGTCTAAATGGTGTATTTGAGAAAGATTTATCGATCCATTTTAATCTAATTGAAGATGTTGTAGATAAATTAATATTTTTAAGCCCTTCTACAGATCCATATTCGAGTGGAGGTCCAGACGAAGCGCATAGTGTTATTAGTGGTTTAATTAATGTGAACGATTATGACATGGGCCACTTGTTGGACAAAGAAAATGCAAATGGAGCAGCTTATCTAAGAAGTTTATGCAACAACAGTAGTAAAGCTGGTGGCTGGACTGCACATAATATTCCTGACGGAGCATTTTATGATATAGATTATGTGGCGCACGAAATGGGGCATCAATTGGGTGCAGGACATACTTATACCTATTATTCAACTCAATCTGATCGAACTGTAGAGTTAGGTAGTGGTAATACAATTATGGCGTACACAGGAATTACAGGAAATCTAGATGTACAAGCGAATTCATATGATTATTTTCATTCCGCTAGTATTGCTCAAATTAAAAGTAGAATTAACGGAACTTCATGTGGTGTAGCGACACCAATGCCAACTGAACCTCCGGTTGTAGATGCAGGACTTGATTATACTATTCCTGCTAGTACACCATTTGTATTAAATGGAGTTGTGACAGGACCAGAAAGTTCAAATTACACCAATAATTGGGAGCAAATCGATTTAGCTACAACTGCTCAGCTAGGAAATAATTCAATTGCATATCCTGCCAAAATTGCGGGACCAATGTTTAAAGCGTTGTTACCTGTAGCGGAAACTTACCGTTATTTTCCAAATTTTAACAATGTATTAGCTGGTGTTTTAACGACGAAATGGGAATCAGTTTCTAATGTAAATAGAAATTTAAATTTTTCATTAACTACTCGTAACAATCACCCAACAGATCCACAAACAACGAGAGATGATGCTAAAGTAACGGTTGTGGCAGAGGCAGGACCATTCGTAGTTACTTCACCTGTAGTTGGTGAATCAACTCAATCTGGTCAACCATTTTTAGTCAAGTGGGATGTAGCAAATACAGATGTAGCCCCGATCAATACTTCGTTAGTTAATATTAAATTTTCTAAAGATGGAGGAAAAACATTTACTTATTTAGTTCAGGATACTGCTAATGATGGTGAAGAATCAGTGACTATTCCTGCAGACTCTCAAACTGATAATGCCTACTTTATTGTAGAAGCTGTAAATAATGTTTACTATGCAATAAGTCCAAGTTTCGTGGTAGATTATGAAGTAAGAGGCGAGGTTTGTAGTACATACACATACACAGGAAGTCCGATTGTAATTACAGATGGTCCTGGAGGAAACTCGATTACTTCTCCTGAAGTTACAGCTCCATTAGATATTACAGAAGACGGAAATATTACTAAAATTAAGGTAGCTTTAAATGTAACGCATCCAAGAGTAGGGAACTTAAATATTGGTATTGAAAATCCACAAGGGAATAGAGCTTTAGTTTGGGACAGAACGTGTGCAAATAGACCAAATATTAATGCAACTTTCATAGATGATGGTACTACTGTAAATTGTACAGTTTCTCCAATTTCAGGTGAAATTAAGTCTAGTGAATTATTGAAGATTTTTAACGGAAAAAGTCCAGAAGGTCAATGGAAAATTTATGCTTCGGATAATATGCCTGGTAGTACAGGACAAATTAATTCTTTTAGTATAGATGTTTGTAAACGTGATGTACAAGTTTTAAACGTGACTGACGTTGTAAAAGATGTCAATCTAAATATTTATCCAAATCCATCAAAAGGAGATATTAATATTAGTGCTAAAAATTTAAAACAAGATAAAATTACTGTAACAGTAATCGAATTAACTGGTAAAGTTGTTAAGAAGGAAGTAATTAATCACAATGGTGGAGAATTACTTAAAAACTATTCATTACAATTACCTGCAGGTGTTTATATCATTAATTTAGAAGGAGATAATATCAAAATTTCTAGAAAAATTATTATTAAATAG
- a CDS encoding HipA domain-containing protein yields the protein MNKCLSCYKELSENEIDFHSKCAKKIFGKQTLPQIDFDNKQIEELAKKIINKSIALTGVQPKLSLSLVNEENKQTRFTIVNLEGNYILKPASNDYINLPENEDLTMHLAELVKIKTAKHTLIRLKSGELAYLTKRFDRKENQKISVEDFCQLSENLTEHKYRGSIEKISKLIYKFTRNSGFEAQKLFEIVLFNYLIANADMHLKNYSLIENEFNEYELSPAYDLLNTLILIPDDKEETALTINGKKNRLKIEDFDQLAKSLKISEKSLQTIYKKFINVKPKWDEFIQLSFLNEDIKLEYQEIVNNRFKKIFN from the coding sequence ATGAATAAGTGTTTAAGCTGTTATAAAGAACTATCAGAAAACGAAATTGATTTCCATTCTAAATGTGCTAAAAAAATATTTGGTAAACAAACTTTACCACAGATTGATTTCGATAATAAACAAATTGAAGAATTAGCTAAGAAAATTATTAATAAAAGTATAGCACTGACAGGAGTACAACCAAAGCTATCTTTAAGCTTAGTTAATGAAGAAAATAAACAAACGAGATTTACGATTGTTAATCTTGAAGGAAACTATATACTAAAACCTGCATCAAATGACTATATAAATTTACCTGAAAATGAAGATTTAACTATGCATCTAGCTGAATTAGTAAAAATTAAAACAGCTAAACATACATTAATTCGACTTAAATCAGGTGAATTAGCTTATTTAACAAAAAGATTTGATAGAAAAGAAAATCAAAAAATTTCAGTTGAAGATTTTTGCCAATTAAGCGAAAATCTAACTGAACATAAATACCGTGGATCTATAGAAAAAATAAGTAAATTAATCTATAAATTCACCCGAAATAGTGGTTTTGAAGCACAAAAGTTATTTGAAATAGTACTATTCAATTATTTAATTGCTAATGCAGATATGCATCTTAAAAACTATTCATTAATTGAAAATGAATTTAATGAGTATGAGTTATCACCGGCTTATGATTTATTAAATACACTAATTCTTATACCAGATGACAAAGAAGAAACAGCATTAACCATTAATGGAAAGAAAAATAGATTAAAAATTGAAGATTTTGATCAATTAGCAAAATCTCTTAAAATCTCTGAGAAATCTTTACAAACTATTTATAAAAAATTTATCAATGTAAAACCAAAATGGGATGAATTTATACAACTAAGTTTTTTAAATGAAGATATTAAACTAGAATATCAAGAAATAGTAAATAACAGATTTAAGAAGATTTTCAATTAA
- a CDS encoding HipA N-terminal domain-containing protein, which translates to MREGLVYYKNKFAGIISENEDGFIFKYDIEYLKNEYSKPISLTLPKQFESYESKILFPFFDGLIPEGWLLNIAVKNWKLNTKDRFGLLLILCKDCIGSISIIPKNEEK; encoded by the coding sequence ATGAGAGAAGGATTAGTATACTATAAAAACAAATTTGCAGGTATAATTTCTGAAAATGAGGACGGATTTATATTTAAATATGACATAGAATATTTAAAAAATGAATATTCTAAACCTATTAGTTTAACCCTGCCAAAGCAATTTGAAAGCTATGAAAGCAAAATATTATTTCCATTTTTTGATGGCTTGATTCCTGAAGGTTGGCTTTTAAATATAGCTGTGAAAAACTGGAAATTAAATACAAAAGATCGATTTGGGCTACTACTTATACTTTGTAAAGATTGTATAGGTAGCATATCTATCATACCAAAAAATGAGGAAAAATGA
- a CDS encoding helix-turn-helix transcriptional regulator, with translation MNLSIAEFVKQKRKRLKITQPELAERAGVGLRFVRELEQGKPTLRLDKVNQVLALFGSEVGVIDKIEI, from the coding sequence ATGAATTTATCAATTGCAGAATTTGTAAAACAAAAACGAAAAAGATTAAAGATTACTCAGCCAGAACTTGCAGAAAGAGCTGGTGTTGGTCTTCGTTTCGTCCGTGAATTAGAACAAGGTAAACCAACTTTAAGATTAGATAAAGTAAATCAAGTATTAGCATTGTTTGGATCTGAAGTTGGCGTTATTGATAAAATTGAGATATGA
- a CDS encoding helix-turn-helix transcriptional regulator: protein MTLLLIHQIKERRKVLAISQETLAEISGVGLRTLKQFESGKGNPTLGTLYKLCDTLGLEIKVEVKSIES from the coding sequence ATGACACTATTATTAATTCATCAAATCAAAGAAAGACGTAAAGTTTTAGCGATATCACAAGAAACATTAGCAGAGATTTCTGGTGTTGGTTTACGTACGTTGAAACAATTTGAAAGTGGCAAAGGGAATCCTACATTGGGAACACTATATAAGCTGTGTGATACATTAGGATTAGAAATTAAAGTAGAAGTTAAATCGATTGAATCATGA
- a CDS encoding HipA domain-containing protein, with amino-acid sequence MIFKLSPAYDLLNTKIHIEDADFALKEGILPKSISKGKVIDQLMVLGEKAGITEKSIIKVIQNLTSKDDLVKDLIERSFLSEKLKRNYLQSYQRQLKKLRIVTE; translated from the coding sequence GTGATTTTTAAATTAAGTCCAGCTTATGATTTGCTAAATACTAAAATTCATATAGAGGATGCTGATTTTGCTTTAAAAGAAGGAATATTACCTAAATCAATTTCAAAAGGAAAAGTTATCGATCAATTGATGGTATTGGGTGAGAAGGCAGGAATAACAGAGAAATCAATTATAAAAGTTATTCAAAATTTAACTTCGAAAGATGATTTAGTGAAGGATCTAATTGAAAGATCGTTCTTATCAGAGAAACTAAAACGCAATTATTTACAAAGTTATCAGCGTCAATTGAAGAAACTGAGAATAGTTACAGAGTAA
- a CDS encoding YwbE family protein codes for MDGKTRANIKSGTLVNIVLKKDQRTGELTEGVVKDLLTSAPYHQRGIKVRLMDGQIGRVQEIIEDDF; via the coding sequence ATGGATGGTAAAACAAGAGCAAATATAAAATCAGGAACACTGGTTAATATTGTATTGAAAAAGGATCAACGAACTGGCGAATTAACTGAGGGTGTAGTGAAAGATTTATTGACTTCTGCGCCTTATCATCAACGTGGTATAAAAGTTCGTTTGATGGATGGACAAATTGGACGTGTACAGGAAATTATTGAAGACGATTTTTAG
- a CDS encoding nucleotidyl transferase AbiEii/AbiGii toxin family protein, whose product MWINLTKEQKIQILEQTGIAKGLPAFVIEKDWWVCILLKAIFQSQYANSIIFKGGTSLSKAYHLIDRFSEDIDLIIDRHLLGFDELNSKSQIKKLRKASGGFIINEFREELIQQLDQLGISKELYEIKYNDHVDDTSDPNTLEIHYHPLVPVNNAYIQQQISYKNVA is encoded by the coding sequence ATGTGGATTAACCTTACGAAAGAACAAAAAATTCAGATACTTGAACAGACAGGTATAGCCAAAGGTTTACCTGCCTTTGTAATAGAGAAAGATTGGTGGGTTTGTATTTTGTTGAAAGCTATTTTTCAATCACAATATGCTAATTCAATTATCTTTAAAGGTGGAACATCATTAAGTAAAGCTTATCATTTAATTGATCGGTTTTCTGAAGATATTGATTTAATTATTGATCGTCATTTGTTAGGATTTGATGAATTAAATTCAAAATCTCAAATTAAAAAATTACGAAAAGCTTCAGGTGGATTTATTATCAATGAGTTTAGAGAAGAATTAATTCAGCAGTTGGATCAATTGGGAATTAGCAAAGAATTATATGAAATCAAATATAACGATCATGTTGATGATACGAGTGATCCCAATACATTAGAAATTCATTATCATCCCCTAGTACCTGTAAATAATGCCTATATTCAACAACAAATTAGTTATAAAAATGTAGCTTAA
- a CDS encoding DUF6088 family protein — protein MVETSKNKIQTKILKSSFGEIFFLDDFSKFGSSDNIRKVLSRLENEGLVERLAQGIYLKPKKDPLLGTIYPTTEEIAKQIAKRDKARIAPTGVLALYLLGLTTQVPLKAVYLTDGSQREIKIGNRTIQFKKTVPKSFAIKDELLHLIIQSFKEIGQKNVTDEFLNQIHPSMLQLNNEVVQKQLKYAPVWVQKQIINLTKDNNNVD, from the coding sequence ATGGTAGAAACATCTAAAAATAAGATACAAACAAAGATTTTAAAATCATCTTTTGGCGAAATATTTTTTTTAGATGATTTTTCAAAATTTGGTTCTTCAGATAACATTCGTAAAGTACTTTCTCGTTTAGAAAATGAAGGTTTAGTTGAGCGTTTAGCTCAAGGTATTTATCTTAAACCTAAAAAAGATCCGTTGTTAGGTACTATTTATCCCACAACTGAAGAAATTGCGAAACAAATCGCAAAACGAGATAAAGCACGTATTGCTCCTACAGGTGTATTGGCTTTATATTTATTAGGGTTAACAACTCAGGTTCCTTTAAAAGCTGTATATCTAACTGATGGATCTCAACGCGAAATCAAAATAGGAAATCGTACCATTCAATTCAAAAAAACAGTTCCTAAAAGCTTTGCCATTAAAGATGAATTATTACACTTGATAATTCAATCTTTTAAAGAAATAGGTCAAAAAAATGTGACAGATGAATTCTTAAATCAAATACATCCTAGTATGCTACAACTAAATAATGAAGTAGTTCAAAAACAATTAAAGTACGCTCCTGTTTGGGTTCAAAAACAAATTATTAACCTTACGAAAGACAATAACAATGTGGATTAA
- a CDS encoding transposase, which produces MSDNYKDIHIGSVIQKAVVESEIEIGRICNFINCDERRIKKMYESKILDTEILLKWSKLLEYDFFRLYSQHLILYAPIGADKPKDSIKKQTSLPQFRKNIYTKEIIEFILEQLETKQMTKNEIMDCYRIPKTTLYKWISKYTK; this is translated from the coding sequence ATGAGTGATAATTATAAAGATATCCATATTGGATCGGTTATTCAAAAAGCTGTTGTAGAAAGTGAAATAGAGATAGGTCGTATCTGCAATTTTATAAATTGTGATGAAAGGAGAATAAAGAAAATGTATGAATCAAAAATATTGGATACAGAGATTTTACTAAAATGGAGTAAACTATTAGAATATGATTTTTTTAGATTATACTCTCAACATCTTATTCTATATGCACCAATAGGAGCAGACAAACCGAAAGATAGTATAAAGAAACAAACTAGTCTTCCACAGTTTCGTAAAAATATCTATACAAAAGAAATCATAGAATTTATATTAGAACAATTAGAAACAAAACAGATGACAAAAAATGAAATAATGGATTGTTACAGGATTCCAAAAACGACTCTATATAAATGGATAAGTAAATATACCAAATAA
- a CDS encoding helix-turn-helix domain-containing protein yields the protein MEKSSPNYKQIFKDILDRKYPEKRNACENILNKTTLSIVDIIEINAKIFGKGIINDSQKFRSYKKSDILKIIDYQKEKGLNNSQLATHFRLSRNTVAKWKKLFLV from the coding sequence ATGGAAAAATCAAGCCCTAATTATAAACAAATTTTTAAAGATATTTTAGATAGAAAATACCCTGAAAAAAGAAATGCATGCGAAAATATTCTTAATAAAACAACGCTCTCAATTGTAGACATTATAGAAATAAATGCAAAAATATTTGGCAAAGGAATTATTAATGATAGTCAGAAATTTCGTTCGTATAAAAAATCAGATATTTTGAAGATAATAGATTACCAAAAGGAAAAAGGTCTCAATAATTCTCAATTAGCAACTCATTTTAGATTAAGTCGAAATACAGTTGCAAAATGGAAAAAACTATTTTTAGTATAA
- a CDS encoding helix-turn-helix domain-containing protein codes for MKIFIKFISLLFFPHLGLAQNPDKFEEIYKKVYLEISQENFEKALEISDSLYSISESIPYRIKSLMLTATLWQQKSNYTKAIEYAISAQKLAEDTEEPIQKMKIYGFLATQYRLSSLFYQSNFYLQTAIKESEKIKAIEQKSTFLGIIYQEKAYLEIDKKRYLNAINHINSSQKYFTINKNSNYNFFTASNEQLLGLCYYQLNDLENSFMHYNKSLDLFKDHPNNHIKILSYNGLAKIYIKRNNLSKAKEYIILLKDVLNRSEYLSLKEELLKTIEEFGQLENKTEVVLEIRKSRDSISNKIQENINTLVNKEQEKLLINNQNLNKKKSYNLYYALTISIISLIGILCFLLYRNKYKNNLKIIKRELFQLKDKEFQKDKREIVISAVVEKKILAKLELFETNLFFNKKTITLASLATFCDTNVKYMSHFINSHKNKDFNNYINSLRINYIVDKLNQEPVYRKYKISYLADKCGFSSSSKFINAFKKEKQITPGNYINQLNKEKIIL; via the coding sequence TTGAAAATTTTTATAAAATTTATCTCACTACTATTTTTTCCACATTTGGGCTTAGCTCAAAATCCGGATAAATTTGAAGAAATTTATAAGAAGGTATATTTAGAAATCTCCCAAGAGAATTTCGAGAAAGCCTTGGAGATTTCAGATTCATTATATTCGATTTCAGAGTCAATACCGTATCGTATTAAAAGTTTAATGCTTACCGCTACGCTTTGGCAACAAAAAAGTAATTATACAAAAGCAATAGAATATGCGATTAGCGCACAGAAACTAGCAGAAGATACAGAGGAACCAATTCAGAAAATGAAAATATATGGTTTTTTAGCAACGCAATATAGATTGTCTTCTTTATTTTATCAGTCCAATTTTTATTTACAAACTGCAATAAAAGAATCAGAAAAAATAAAAGCGATTGAGCAAAAATCAACTTTTTTGGGTATTATATACCAAGAAAAAGCTTATTTAGAAATAGATAAAAAAAGGTATCTTAATGCTATTAATCATATCAATTCATCACAAAAATATTTTACAATCAATAAAAATTCCAATTATAATTTTTTTACAGCAAGTAATGAACAGTTACTAGGTTTATGCTATTATCAATTAAATGATTTGGAAAATTCTTTTATGCATTATAATAAATCATTAGATCTTTTCAAAGACCATCCTAATAATCATATAAAAATATTGTCCTACAATGGTTTGGCTAAGATTTATATAAAAAGAAATAATCTTTCAAAAGCAAAAGAATATATAATATTACTAAAGGATGTTCTTAACCGTTCTGAATATTTATCTTTAAAAGAAGAACTTTTAAAAACGATTGAAGAATTTGGTCAATTAGAAAATAAAACAGAGGTGGTCTTGGAAATTCGTAAATCACGAGACTCTATATCAAATAAAATTCAAGAGAATATTAATACTTTAGTAAATAAAGAGCAAGAAAAATTATTGATAAATAATCAGAATTTAAACAAAAAAAAATCCTATAATCTTTATTATGCATTAACAATTTCAATAATTAGCCTTATTGGAATTTTATGTTTCTTATTATATAGAAATAAATATAAAAATAATCTAAAAATAATTAAAAGAGAGCTTTTTCAATTGAAAGATAAGGAATTTCAAAAAGATAAAAGAGAGATTGTTATATCTGCTGTTGTTGAAAAAAAAATATTGGCAAAATTAGAACTGTTTGAAACCAATTTATTCTTTAATAAGAAAACAATAACTTTAGCTTCATTAGCCACATTTTGCGATACAAATGTAAAGTATATGTCTCATTTTATAAATTCACATAAAAATAAAGATTTTAATAACTACATAAATTCACTAAGAATTAATTATATTGTTGATAAATTAAATCAAGAACCTGTTTATCGCAAATATAAAATCAGTTATTTAGCTGATAAATGTGGCTTTTCATCATCTAGTAAGTTTATAAACGCTTTTAAAAAAGAGAAACAAATTACACCAGGAAATTATATAAACCAATTAAACAAAGAAAAAATTATTCTTTAA